The Aeromicrobium yanjiei genome includes a region encoding these proteins:
- a CDS encoding oxidoreductase yields the protein MDLGLTGKTAIVTGASKGIGLAVTRTLLDEGASVVAGARDAGDLPQLVADGRPVHPVEVDLSTPEGAVRVVEEAVTTYGGVDILINNVGAVRPRPDGFAAIPDEEWAWSVRMNLMAAVRTTRAALPHLLDRRGCIVSTCSVNAVLPDPLVMDYSAAKAALASFSKSLSKEVGPRGVRVNTVSPGPVATDLWLGDHGVANVVAAAGGGDAHSVAAEAAAQAATGRFTTPEEVAAMIVVLASSRAGNITGADLVMDGGLVQTL from the coding sequence ATGGACCTGGGTCTGACCGGCAAGACCGCCATCGTCACAGGAGCCAGCAAGGGCATCGGGCTGGCCGTCACCCGCACCCTGCTCGACGAAGGGGCGAGCGTGGTCGCGGGTGCCCGCGACGCAGGTGACCTGCCCCAGCTCGTGGCCGACGGGCGTCCCGTGCACCCGGTGGAGGTCGACCTGTCGACTCCCGAGGGCGCGGTCCGGGTGGTCGAGGAGGCGGTGACGACCTACGGCGGCGTCGACATCCTCATCAACAACGTCGGCGCGGTCCGTCCTCGGCCCGACGGCTTCGCGGCGATCCCGGACGAGGAGTGGGCCTGGTCGGTGCGCATGAACCTCATGGCGGCGGTCCGCACGACCCGCGCCGCGCTGCCGCACCTGTTGGACCGGCGCGGCTGCATCGTCAGCACCTGCTCGGTCAACGCCGTCCTGCCCGATCCGCTCGTCATGGACTACAGCGCCGCGAAGGCGGCACTTGCCAGCTTCTCCAAGTCGCTGTCCAAGGAGGTCGGACCGCGCGGGGTGCGGGTCAACACGGTCAGTCCCGGTCCGGTCGCGACGGATCTGTGGCTGGGGGACCACGGGGTCGCGAACGTCGTCGCCGCAGCCGGCGGAGGGGACGCCCACTCGGTCGCCGCCGAGGCCGCGGCCCAGGCGGCGACGGGTCGTTTCACCACCCCGGAGGAGGTGGCCGCGATGATCGTCGTCCTCGCCAGCAGCCGGGCCGGCAACATCACCGGCGCTGACCTCGTGATGGACGGCGGTCTCGTGCAGACGCTCTGA
- a CDS encoding alpha/beta hydrolase gives MTTPDHVIDDRTAQQIAACNASGRTPVVFIHGLWLLSNSWEKWAAVMEKNGYTALAPGWPDDPETVAEANAHPDVLAGKTVGRVTDHYAAIINELDRAPVLIGHSFGGLLAQMLAGRGLSAATVAISPAAFRGVLPVPVSSLRSASPVLANPVNRGRAVPLTYQQFRYGFANAVNAHEARQLYDTYAVPAPGMPLFQAAVANVNPWTEVKVDTRRPDRGPLLIVSGDNDNTVPWAVAHAAYKKQRHNPGVTEIVKMPGRGHALTIDSGWREIADTALAFVQRFVQ, from the coding sequence GTGACGACCCCAGATCACGTCATCGACGACCGGACCGCCCAGCAGATCGCCGCCTGCAACGCCTCGGGGCGGACGCCGGTCGTGTTCATCCACGGACTCTGGCTGCTCTCCAACAGCTGGGAGAAATGGGCAGCCGTGATGGAGAAGAACGGCTACACCGCCCTGGCCCCCGGGTGGCCGGACGACCCGGAGACGGTCGCCGAGGCCAATGCGCATCCCGACGTCCTGGCGGGCAAGACCGTCGGCCGGGTGACCGACCACTACGCGGCGATCATCAACGAGCTGGACCGCGCGCCCGTGCTGATCGGCCACTCGTTCGGCGGCCTGCTGGCCCAGATGCTCGCCGGCCGCGGCCTCTCGGCGGCCACCGTCGCGATCTCGCCGGCGGCGTTCCGGGGCGTCCTGCCCGTGCCGGTCTCGTCCCTGCGCTCGGCGTCCCCCGTGCTGGCGAACCCGGTCAACCGCGGTCGCGCGGTCCCGCTGACGTACCAACAGTTCCGTTACGGCTTCGCCAACGCCGTGAACGCCCACGAGGCCCGGCAGCTGTACGACACGTACGCCGTCCCGGCCCCCGGGATGCCGCTGTTCCAGGCGGCCGTCGCCAACGTCAACCCGTGGACCGAGGTCAAGGTCGACACCCGGCGCCCCGACCGCGGACCCCTCCTGATCGTCTCGGGCGACAACGACAACACCGTCCCGTGGGCCGTGGCCCACGCGGCGTACAAGAAGCAACGTCACAACCCTGGCGTCACCGAGATCGTCAAGATGCCGGGCCGTGGCCACGCCCTGACGATCGACAGCGGTTGGCGCGAGATCGCCGACACCGCACTGGCCTTCGTGCAACGCTTCGTCCAGTAG